The nucleotide sequence GACTTGACTGCAACTCGTacgttagtatctcttagtagtctgtgaaCTTGACTGACTGACTATGAATGAATGGCTACTGacatacacataaaaaaacacaacacaacagcTTGACAGCTAAAgccgcggccacatgaaatcgctcgtttccagtgtcaaatctggtcacgtgacatatagcgataaagctgaaaatgtttagctttatcgctgaaaaaaaaaacctcttcaatttcggcgcAAAAcactgttgtttatttttttatcattcactccaatttattttatttgtaccacgactgctactaaatgagaaaggccaagatcaatcctgcaagaagccatcttgtcttgtcgctgctgctcgacgcggtgACTTGACAGAGagcgttaaataaaaaaaaaaaactaataatggCGATTGGCGATTGTCGTGCGCCGGGGAATGTTTTATTGTGAATTTTGTTTGTAAGCGAGACCAATGTTTTTCCATTATAATGTCAAAACAAggcaaaagaaaaattactGTCGAGATACCGAAAACAAAAGACCTTGCGAACAGACCTAGTGTTTTCGAGCGTCTAGGAACTAAGAAAACTTCTAGtgcaaaaaaaacaactgaacaTTGTAGACAGTGGGCCCAACACGGAAGTTGCGCTTACGGTAAAAGTTGTAAATTTGCTGCCACACACACGTTGATTAGTCCGTCTAAGCAACGGGCAGCTAATAAAGACAGTGAACAAAAACGATTGGTGAAAGATGATGGAAAGAGTAGGTTACATTCCACAGTCGTAGTGAGATCGGGTCGTAGTCCCGATGGTGAAATCGACAACTGGGATCAAAATGACCTAGAATACGCCGACACGGACGTTCTGGAGAAAAGAAGGCAGCAGCTTCAGCGTGAGCTCGAGTTACAGCTTAAGATGGACTCTAGTAAAGACATgcgaaaagaaaaaaagaaacctGTTTCGAGTTCCTCATCATCGAGGAGTTCCAGCTCCTCTAGCGTCTCTTCCTCTTCGTCTGATGGCAGTTCTTCATCCTCTTCTTCTGGCAGGTATGAAGTTAAATAACTTATATTCTCATTATCCATTCGTCTGGCATCCACCATTTTGCACATTTTGGCTTATCTGGCGAATTCCAGCAGCGGGAGGGCAAAAAAATGTCTTCATCTGGCAGCCTCAATTTTGGATATTTTGGCTTATCTGGCAGGGTTCCAACGAGGCACTTAGTTCTAGCTTAAGCTTTTTAGAAAAACTGCAATTAAACTgcttttttgtatgaaacctaTGCAAATGAGGTATATTTTTCGAATCACGGCAAAATACTCTTATCAGATTCTATACAGATATTATGTTTAgggtgtaaaaataaaataacattccACGTCAAACTTAGAGATAAAGAAATTTTCCAAATTTTGGTATAAAAACTtccttaattaataaataacacaattttttgttcaaatttgcattttatttacaataatatacACTATTTGAAAacagactgaaaaaaaaacacataaccctatacatttttttatcagtagAAGGTTTACAAAAATCGGCCCTAACAGGAGCCCCGCGTAAGTGAACACAGAAGAGTGAAGTTTCTATGAAAGTAACCTATAGCCTTTCTTTGTTTAATGATCTCGCATTGCTATGTGTTAGAATAGTGCAGAACCAGTTTTAGGCACGCAAATACACATCAAAGCAGAGTCCCTACATTGTACCGCAGTGGGAGATAAGCAgcagcattatttttttctgtcagCAGCGGGAATACGCCATATAAGCAGAAATTTGCAAATCGGTGGCTGCCAAAAGTAGTCATTTTTTTGCATTGCCACTCCGGGGATTTTGCCGTATGAAGGGTTAACCTCCGAGATGATCCTAGCTTATTGTGTTGATCTTGAACAGACTTAGATATGGGTCACTAGAATATTATAGGATACTTCATACTCTTGTTATAATAATCCCCTGAATACCCCTGTGATAGTTACCTAATTTTTTACACTGTTGACATTAGAATATGGGTTGTACAACTCTCAACTAGTAGGGTAACTATGTGCACTTTGAGTACCTATCTCATAGCATATTTAGGGATCCACTGTCTAGTTGTGTTACCCTGAAGCCTCTGGGTCAACCTGCCTCCATGAATAGCTATTCTCTTTATGTGGCTATTTATAATCTAATACTTATGTCCATCCTATTCTATAATAttctataatttattattaatattctattctattaggTTTCCCAACATTAGACCTACAGTTTTAGGCACACTGAGGAATTAGGGCCTGGATTTGTTTTACTTTATCACATAAAATACAAACCTAGCTTGAGAAACTTATGAGTAAAATTAATGTGATACATAgtgacatgaaaaaaaaaacactttttttaaccttcttttgctaaataagtGTGAATTAAAACACTAATTAtggactaaaaaaaaaaacgatataaattaagaacttttacactgttttactgcatgtaattaattatcttaattcttaaTTATCTATTAAACAGTAAGTGTTGTTACTAGTGTCTTCAAGAAATTAATAATCCCATtgaaacataaatgtgaaatgagagccaagttcaatatgaTGATATattatgccttgattgttgactttaacaacaaaagaagtgagatcttaataggtgccaagttcaatggctagtcctgaaattattttataacaccttaaaatattattttttcttataacttGGGATATATactattgaagcctaaggtcggacttggctagttctgaTATGcgaaatattattaagtacctactaaaacagtcatggaagagCCATAGGGCTACATCCCCAAACAGGTTTGATGGCTAGTTTTTACCAGCAAGCtaaattttcggaagaataaaataagaacttacagctttaaCACTTGACAAAGGCtaatataattcgtatatgaaataactagccaagtccgaccttaggcttcaatatattattctAAGTTATAAGCTGTAATgttgttttgttataaaaaaaaaaatatggtaggGCATAGGGTGAAAACGAGCATACGGATTATTACATAATTTCAGGACTGATCATTGaacttggcacttggcacccatttagatctcacttcttttgtttttaaagtcaaCAAACAAGGCATAATATAtcttaatattgaacttggctctcatttgacatttatgttttgataggatatcattactttttgtacagtaataattaaatttaaaaattataattaaatggtAAAAATTTACTACTTTCTgatttatttctttgtattcacccaactacctatctgaatgccaaatttgaacatTCTAGGgcatctggaactgggttagaattttgatctataggtgtcaatgaaaaaaattatgatttttggatgttaatatctaaataccCGTTTAAGGTGTGTTCATGAAATTTAAAGCACATATTATGTATCTCACAAatctcaataaatgagccaaatttggtATGCTTATGTGAAACAGTTTTTGATTTATGAGGGggttaaaagtggctccaaatggtttgggtaaaattacacacggtgctgctcgccagttctgttagctcgAACTTGGCTTGATatgctaccgcgtgtctagattatGTTCTCAGAGAAAATAACACATTGTACAACTATCTTGGTAACATTGGACTGAATGATGGAATCAGCTTATGTTCAGCAATATTAGGTGCATTGCATGTGCCtgaagtaaatttaatttaatttttaagtaatttcttttgtttctctattatttcattttattttatttttgtctgaTGTATTGTTCCCATTACATTTAAAGGAAATTTATTAATGATTATTCTAAACTAGCATTAGCCATTTTTGCCATTAGCGCTTTTTTAAATGCATATATATACattgtttattttgctttttattcTGCGGATTGGACTGTATTATAAAATCAGTTATTGTATTGGTCATgagcaggggtcggacaaaaagtacCGATGACGTCacaccacttataggatgatttcaaatagtatttttgattttcataaacaattatcacttatcatttatcaacctctttattaaacaatatgaaatttattttattcactgaattccattgatttattaacgattgttttgttacttcattaatgctactttgttactacatgtcatgtacaaaacatcatcttgtgtgcaagattacgtcatttttacgtcatccgcactttttgtccgacccctggtcaTGAGTATTTTGAATGATAAGAAAaccttaaaaattgtttttccttTGTAAACAAACATTGGATTGGAAAGGATTGGTaatgataatattaataaagGATTTCCGTTACCTATTTATGGCATAAAAAGTTTGCTAACAAGTTATCAATGAAGTTTAATGTCTGAATGCCTCATGGATATATTCCTTTTTCTAGGGAAACTAGGAGAAAAGCCAAAAAGGGAAAACTAAAAAGGAATTCTAGTTCTTCATCAGAAGGTGATGTCCCTTCCAAAaagaaatttgttaaaaatgatGCTAAAAGGGATAAAAGtgaaacaaagaaaacaaatgTTAAAAAAGATGATCgactgcttaaaaaaactgatgTAGCCAAAAAGAAGCCCTTAACAAAAGCTGCTCTTGGCAAGAAATCTTTATCACCTGGGAAGAAATCGGGTGGTACACCCCCTATATCATCAAAAAGTATTTCAAAGGCAGTGCCTAAGCATGGTAAATCTCCTGTAAAGAGAGACAAAAAGAGTGCTTCCCCACATTCGGTTAAAGACCGTGATAAAGAACGAGATAGAAAAGATAAAGACAGGGACAAAGAAAGAGATAAGGAACGGGAAAAGGAAAGAGATCGCACCAGGGGTCGAAGTAGATCACCAAGAAAAGCTAGATCAAGATCACCAAGGCCTCATACATCTCATCCTAAAGACCTTAGGCGAAAAGAAAGTTCTGAGAGGAGTCGCCCAGTTTCGCCCAAAAAGCAAGTTAGGCGTGAGGGTAGCACTGAAAGGCACAGAAAACGATCAGGCAGTAAAGACCGTGATAGAGGACGTGATCATAAAGATAGATCCTTAGAAAGGCGGAAGGAAAAACACGATGATAAAGATAGACATGATAGGAAAGACCGAGGAcgagaaagaaataaagaaggtAGTAAACGTGACGATAGTAAGCGAAGGGGTCGTGATAGGGGACTAGGTAGTCGAGGACCAGATAAAGGTCTTGAAAAACCGAACAAACCAATGGAACGTTTGCTACCACGGCCTGAAGAGCGTTTAGCTGCTCTTGCAGCTATCTCTAACAGAGCTCTTGAAACCGATAAAAATTCACCTAGCTCAAAAGATCGTCAAGATACTCATTCTGAAAGAGGCGGCCGTAAGCCAGATAGAATGGAAAGAGATCGTTCTATTAAAAGAGATAGAATTGGAAGCTTGGATAGAGAACCTGGCGATTATGAAATGGGCATGGAACGTAACTATGATCGCGGTCATGGGGTAGATCAATATGAAAGAATGGAAGATCGATATGATGACGGCCCTAGAGACGACGATAGATCGCCAGGTTACGGCAGAGATAGACATTATGACGCCGGATACGACATGGCCGGCCCGTCGAGAGGGTATCCTGAGGATGACGAGCGGTTGTATGCTGAACGGATGGGAGATCATCGTGGTGTTGACATGGGTAAGTTTTTAATAGTTGTGTTAATTATTAGAATTACATTTTGATATTGCCCTTTGAACAAAATTCTAACTAGCATTGGTGATGTCATCATCATGCTGCATCACTTTGACGTGTAAAGCAGTCAGGCTATCGACCATGATGTTGACGTCGACGGGCTGTAA is from Choristoneura fumiferana chromosome 3, NRCan_CFum_1, whole genome shotgun sequence and encodes:
- the LOC141426784 gene encoding uncharacterized protein, which gives rise to MSKQGKRKITVEIPKTKDLANRPSVFERLGTKKTSSAKKTTEHCRQWAQHGSCAYGKSCKFAATHTLISPSKQRAANKDSEQKRLVKDDGKSRLHSTVVVRSGRSPDGEIDNWDQNDLEYADTDVLEKRRQQLQRELELQLKMDSSKDMRKEKKKPVSSSSSSRSSSSSSVSSSSSDGSSSSSSSGRETRRKAKKGKLKRNSSSSSEGDVPSKKKFVKNDAKRDKSETKKTNVKKDDRLLKKTDVAKKKPLTKAALGKKSLSPGKKSGGTPPISSKSISKAVPKHGKSPVKRDKKSASPHSVKDRDKERDRKDKDRDKERDKEREKERDRTRGRSRSPRKARSRSPRPHTSHPKDLRRKESSERSRPVSPKKQVRREGSTERHRKRSGSKDRDRGRDHKDRSLERRKEKHDDKDRHDRKDRGRERNKEGSKRDDSKRRGRDRGLGSRGPDKGLEKPNKPMERLLPRPEERLAALAAISNRALETDKNSPSSKDRQDTHSERGGRKPDRMERDRSIKRDRIGSLDREPGDYEMGMERNYDRGHGVDQYERMEDRYDDGPRDDDRSPGYGRDRHYDAGYDMAGPSRGYPEDDERLYAERMGDHRGVDMGYDDRRPHRDHSWEGRSGSLDRERNYMQPHKDWDNEDYRAAGDWSRERHWPLHDPQMNEWGDKDADVDGWHRRGHPGPHRGRMHDDYNRGIRMDMREGNKRRPPRNEPEAAAKEPAPAAQSAQPAAAPPPRTDADVDDKPIPDDLSEISDDPDDILNREDMLDQSMDEDSQVAQTTEESTKLEGSEKESTQDTSGAGEDKESHGAKNDEDVTDLDFEEISDGELEEERTRAGLGDALGVDWASLVADVHRRERTAPTGGARDRWKPERVLARLGLSIHMAGKNTVQEIMHKNAESLQAEQVTNVEPRSELAANIQNGKHDIDDKPAVVTDVNTLHPVAAMQVAVEKRKRQRAVLFGSGCEITRALSARRDLALRRYLCHLPAAERTGQSRVAPQPSLFHAARALLMQAPVSG